In Thermococcus bergensis, one DNA window encodes the following:
- the eno gene encoding phosphopyruvate hydratase yields the protein MENPFEITGIVAREILDSRGNPTVEVDVYTPVAMGRAAVPSGASTGIHEALELRDGGKRYHGKGVKRAVENVNKIIAPELLGMDVTLQRDIDMLMVELDGTENKSNLGANAILGVSLAVAKAAANTLGMPLYRYLGGANAYVLPVPMSNVINGGAHAGNDLDFQEFMIMPVGAKSFREAIQMVSETYHTLKKILIEKYGKLAVNVGDEGGFAPPMKEVTEPLDALVKAIEESGYKVGDEIAFALDVASSELYDEEKNVYVVGGKEYTREELIDLYKELTSTYPILSIEDPVQEEDFEGFAMVTKELGKKVQLVGDDIFVTNVKRLKKGIEMGAGNALLLKVNQIGTLSEAIDAAYLAFRAGYGVVVSHRSGETEDATIADLAVALNAGQIKTGAPARSDRNAKYNQLLRIEEELEGVAYYPGKKFRNPLL from the coding sequence ATGGAAAACCCATTTGAAATTACTGGAATAGTTGCTAGGGAAATTCTCGACTCAAGAGGAAACCCAACAGTTGAGGTTGATGTATACACCCCGGTTGCGATGGGAAGGGCGGCAGTGCCAAGCGGTGCCTCAACGGGAATCCACGAGGCCCTAGAGCTTAGAGATGGCGGAAAAAGATACCACGGAAAAGGTGTTAAGAGGGCCGTTGAGAACGTTAACAAGATAATCGCTCCTGAACTTCTTGGAATGGATGTCACACTTCAGAGAGACATAGATATGCTCATGGTTGAGCTCGATGGCACGGAGAACAAGAGCAACCTCGGTGCTAACGCTATTCTTGGTGTTTCCCTTGCTGTTGCAAAAGCTGCCGCTAACACCCTTGGAATGCCTCTCTACAGATACCTTGGCGGAGCAAACGCTTACGTTCTGCCTGTTCCAATGAGCAACGTTATCAACGGAGGCGCACATGCGGGCAACGATTTGGACTTCCAGGAGTTCATGATTATGCCCGTCGGTGCAAAGAGCTTTAGGGAAGCCATTCAAATGGTAAGCGAGACCTACCACACCTTAAAGAAGATTCTCATAGAGAAGTATGGTAAGCTGGCAGTTAACGTCGGTGACGAGGGCGGCTTCGCACCACCGATGAAAGAAGTAACCGAGCCATTGGATGCCCTTGTAAAGGCTATTGAAGAGAGCGGTTACAAAGTCGGAGATGAAATTGCCTTTGCCCTTGATGTGGCATCAAGCGAGCTTTATGACGAGGAGAAGAACGTTTACGTTGTTGGCGGCAAGGAATACACGAGAGAAGAGCTCATCGACCTCTACAAGGAGCTTACCTCAACCTATCCAATACTGTCAATTGAAGACCCGGTGCAGGAGGAAGACTTTGAGGGCTTTGCAATGGTCACGAAGGAGCTTGGAAAGAAAGTCCAGCTCGTAGGTGACGACATATTCGTAACAAACGTCAAGAGGCTCAAGAAGGGCATCGAGATGGGGGCTGGAAACGCTCTGCTCCTCAAGGTAAACCAGATTGGAACACTCAGCGAAGCTATTGATGCCGCTTACCTTGCCTTTAGGGCTGGCTATGGAGTTGTTGTATCCCACCGCTCCGGCGAGACCGAAGACGCTACAATTGCCGATCTAGCCGTTGCCCTAAATGCAGGCCAGATTAAGACC